The following proteins come from a genomic window of Polyangiaceae bacterium:
- a CDS encoding alpha/beta hydrolase translates to MSHASVVSRITHEAGPREPAVSDGHAWWQELPTGFASSSERFELGAADRIKVHATAASDVVLRTLGASLVASLALPVGYHPLALRRALVDEELYGRIAESGDPDRFFERPPRRVLVSRRRARLPLFRPGSGACEDVRFESPFIPVNPRERRRYRAHRGNRYAFARHWRHDGPARPTVIAVHGFSADLYHLNEWFFAIPWLYREGYDVMLVTLPFHGKRQTRLSPFSGHGFFAGGASRINEALAQAVFDLRIFMDHLLEDLGVPRVGITGVSLGGFTSALLAAVEPRLSFAIPNVPVTSIADLVLEWEPIGTLLRAALKLSHRDVRDARHLLAVSCPLSYRPRLPKERLMIIGGVGDRLAPPTHARLLWDHWNRCRIHWFPGSHLIHLDRGSYFRQMRLFLDAIEF, encoded by the coding sequence CGTCGTCTCGCGCATCACCCATGAAGCGGGTCCGCGCGAGCCCGCCGTCTCCGATGGGCACGCCTGGTGGCAGGAGCTGCCCACCGGCTTCGCGAGCAGCAGCGAGCGCTTCGAGCTCGGCGCCGCGGATCGCATCAAGGTTCATGCGACGGCGGCATCGGACGTGGTGCTACGCACGCTGGGCGCGTCTTTGGTGGCATCCCTGGCGCTGCCCGTCGGCTATCACCCGCTGGCCCTGCGCCGCGCCCTGGTGGACGAAGAGCTGTACGGCCGTATTGCCGAGAGCGGCGATCCCGATCGCTTCTTCGAGCGGCCGCCGCGGCGCGTGCTGGTGTCGCGGCGGCGCGCCCGGCTGCCGCTGTTTCGCCCCGGCAGCGGCGCCTGCGAGGACGTGCGCTTCGAGAGCCCGTTCATTCCCGTCAATCCCCGAGAGCGCCGTCGCTACCGCGCGCATCGGGGCAACCGCTACGCCTTCGCGCGGCACTGGCGCCACGACGGCCCCGCGCGACCGACGGTGATCGCGGTGCATGGCTTCAGCGCGGATCTCTACCATTTGAACGAGTGGTTCTTCGCGATCCCCTGGCTGTACCGCGAGGGGTACGACGTGATGCTCGTCACGCTGCCCTTTCACGGCAAGCGGCAGACGCGGCTCTCGCCGTTTTCCGGTCATGGCTTCTTCGCGGGCGGCGCCTCGCGCATCAACGAAGCGCTGGCCCAGGCGGTGTTCGACCTGCGTATCTTCATGGATCACCTGCTCGAAGACCTGGGCGTGCCGCGGGTGGGCATCACCGGCGTGAGCCTCGGCGGCTTCACCTCCGCGCTGCTGGCCGCGGTGGAGCCGCGGCTCTCGTTCGCGATCCCCAACGTGCCCGTCACCAGCATTGCGGATCTGGTGCTGGAGTGGGAGCCCATCGGCACGCTGTTGCGCGCGGCGCTCAAGCTCAGCCATCGCGACGTGCGCGACGCTCGCCACTTGCTGGCCGTGAGCTGTCCCCTCAGTTATCGCCCGCGGCTGCCCAAGGAGCGGCTGATGATCATCGGCGGAGTGGGAGATCGCTTGGCGCCGCCCACGCACGCTCGCTTGCTCTGGGATCACTGGAACCGCTGTCGCATCCACTGGTTCCCGGGCAGCCATCTGATCCACCTGGATCGCGGCTCGTACTTTCGACAGATGCGCTTGTTCCTGGACGCGATCGAGTTTTGA